AAATCCAAGTGATTTATAACGGCGTTGATATAGAATCAGTTGTCAAATTATCTAATGCATTTCAAACTACATTAGACAAGCCTTGTATAGTATCAGCTGGAAGGTTAAGCATAGATAAAGATTTTGAAACTTTAATAAAAGGTGTATGTCATTTAAATACAAAACCTTTTTTATATATACTTGGAGAAGGAAGTAAAAGAAAGGATTTAGAAAATCTAATCAAAAGCTTAAAATTAAAAGATAAAGTTTTTTTAGTTGGCTTTATAGAAAATCCATTTCCTTATATTAAAAATTGCGATATATATATCACATCATCTATAAGAGAATCATTTTCTATGTCAACTTTAGAAGCAATGGCTTTAGGAAAGCCTGTTATTAGTACAAATGTTGTTCCATTTGTAAAGGATAATTTTAATAGCCTTGTTTTTAAGCCAAAGGATTATACTACACTTGCAAATCATATAGATACACTTTTATCTAATGAAAAGCTAAGAGAGTTTTTATCTAAAAATGCCCATGAGACAGCAAAAGAGCTTTCTATTGATAGCATGTGTAGAGAATACAAAAATTTAATAGAGAGGTTTAAAGTGGAGAATGTATGAAAAAGAATTGGTAAGCATTGTAGTGCCATCTTTCAATCATGGAAAGTATATAGATAAAACTATCAAAAGCGTAATGAATCAGACATATGAAAATATTGAGCTTATAGTTATAGATGATAAATCTTCTGATAATTCCATTGATATTATTAAATCCTTGGAATCTGACATAAAAAACAGGTTTGACAACTATCAATTTATTTTTAAGGATACTAATTTAGGACTAACAGACTCTTTAAACAAAGGTTTATACTTGGCAAAAGGAAAGTATTTTACTTATATTCAATCTGACGATGTTATGCATAAAGATAAAATTTATTTAAGCGTAGAAACGTTTAAAAAGCTCAGTGATGATTACTCTTTTATATTTTCCGATGTGTTTTTTATAGACGAGGAAGATAGTCTAACTTATTATATATCAGAAGGAAAAAAGTTTGATACTTGGATGAAATTGATGAGATACCACTATCCTTGGTTAAACAGTAAAGATATTTGCCGCTATAGGTTTTTAATACGGGGAAATTTTATTCCTGCAATGGGAAATTTTTTTAGAAAAAGATGGCTTGAAAAAGTAAACGGGTGGAGTGAATTTCTTTACTACAAAGATAAAAAATTAAAGTTCATTAACGAAGACTATCCTATGTGGCTAAAATTATCAAAGGTATCAAAATTTTATTTTTTAGATAATCAGTTAGCTTATTTCAGAATTCATAAGAAAAATACAAGTACAACAAGAGCAAAAGATTCAAATATTGAAGTTTTATATCTAATACTAAATGAGTATGAATACTGTAAAGAAAATGGTTATATAAAAGACTTAGAAATTAATCTTTTTAAATACTTGAAAAGAGCAAAAATAAGTCTTAAAGAAAAAGTAAAAATTCTAACAGAATACAATTTATCGAAAGATTTTATAAAATGGCGTTTAAGAAAGAGTGTTCCAAAATTCTCGTAAGCTTACCTTCCTGTGTCATCCTGAGGACTTTAGTCCGAAGGATCTCATCTTTTGATTTTTTTAATTTGAAAAGAAAAATGAGATTCTTCACCGGCTGCAGAATGGCGATGTGGATTTTTGCAAGCAGTATCACTTAACAAAAGATTTTACAAGTTATAAGATGGCGTAGATTATCCCATATTTAAACTATACAAATAATCTAAATCCTTTTCTAACTGATTAAAGTCTGGTGGATTGACTAATCTGCAAATGGTCCAAGGGTTATGATGATAGTGTGGAGTATTTTCAAAGTTAAACAAAGCTAAGTTTGGTTTTTTTAAAGCTACCGCTATATGATATGGTCCGCTATCGCTTGATATAACAATCCTTCCTGCATTTATTGCCCCGACAGACTCTGTTATCGTTGTCTCTCCTGCTATATCAAAAATAGTAATTTCTTTATGTTTTAAACTAAATTTTTTTATAAAATCTTGATTTATGTCTTTCTCAAATTTTGCACCGATTAAAACAGGGATTAAACCGTACTTTTCATAAGCTTTTAATATTAAAAATTCATAAATGCTAAAATCCGGTCTTTTTGGGATAGCATCTTCAGTACCGCAACCTATATTTACAATCAAAATTTCTTGATTTTCAGACAATCCTAAGCTTTTTCTCAAATTTTCTCTAAATTTTATAGCTTCTTCTGTCTCTTTAATTTCTATTTGAATATCCCCTCTTTCTATACCAAGTCTATCCAAAACAACAAAATCTCTATTAGTATAATTTAAAACACTCATGTTATGCTTTTTCATAAATTTCTTTACAGAGTCTGCATGATAGGTGTATAAAAGACCTCTTGGAAAAACTTCATTTATTCCTAAGGTAGGAATTTTGTATTTTAACCTTCCAATCAATGAAACTATCGTTGTCTCTAAACCATAAGGTTCAAAGTCTATGATAAAGTCAGGTTTAACATCGCTTATAATTTCATCTGCTAATTTTATCGCCTTTTTAAAATATTTAACACTATTAAAGTACTCTTTGTTTATAGTGTGAAAGCTTGATAATAAATGATGTTTTTTTATAAGCTCTTCTGAAGGATAGCCTGGGTGGTTTGTGATAAATAATAAATGAAGGTTTGCATCAGGACTTTTATTTTTTATAGCTTTCCAAGCTGCTGAACTTCTTAAAATATCTCCTATTCCGGCGCTATGGGACTTTAAAAGTAGAATGTTTTTAAACTTTTCTATCATTGTATTTTTTATCTATTTCTCCGATGTATATCTCTGTCGGTCTTATAAGTTTGTTGTCTGTTATATATTCCTTCCAATGGGCAAGCCATCCGCTTACTCTTGCTAATGCAAACAATGAAGTGTACATATCTTCGCCAAATCCAAGATATTTATATACTA
This is a stretch of genomic DNA from Sulfurihydrogenibium sp. YO3AOP1. It encodes these proteins:
- a CDS encoding glycosyltransferase, with amino-acid sequence MLRIAHVVNTLSGGGAERVAVSVYNCLKEKYKNEFIIAKNIVKLNVNFKPTIIFNKKPLLPSFLYEKLLLYKLKEVLKDFDVVISHLRDMNTRLSYLKSKNLLKPKLIIVEHVPAELYSEKEKRIIKKYYKYADLIVAVSDKVRDDLIEYFNLEPNKIQVIYNGVDIESVVKLSNAFQTTLDKPCIVSAGRLSIDKDFETLIKGVCHLNTKPFLYILGEGSKRKDLENLIKSLKLKDKVFLVGFIENPFPYIKNCDIYITSSIRESFSMSTLEAMALGKPVISTNVVPFVKDNFNSLVFKPKDYTTLANHIDTLLSNEKLREFLSKNAHETAKELSIDSMCREYKNLIERFKVENV
- a CDS encoding glycosyltransferase family 9 protein — translated: MIEKFKNILLLKSHSAGIGDILRSSAAWKAIKNKSPDANLHLLFITNHPGYPSEELIKKHHLLSSFHTINKEYFNSVKYFKKAIKLADEIISDVKPDFIIDFEPYGLETTIVSLIGRLKYKIPTLGINEVFPRGLLYTYHADSVKKFMKKHNMSVLNYTNRDFVVLDRLGIERGDIQIEIKETEEAIKFRENLRKSLGLSENQEILIVNIGCGTEDAIPKRPDFSIYEFLILKAYEKYGLIPVLIGAKFEKDINQDFIKKFSLKHKEITIFDIAGETTITESVGAINAGRIVISSDSGPYHIAVALKKPNLALFNFENTPHYHHNPWTICRLVNPPDFNQLEKDLDYLYSLNMG
- a CDS encoding glycosyltransferase, coding for MYEKELVSIVVPSFNHGKYIDKTIKSVMNQTYENIELIVIDDKSSDNSIDIIKSLESDIKNRFDNYQFIFKDTNLGLTDSLNKGLYLAKGKYFTYIQSDDVMHKDKIYLSVETFKKLSDDYSFIFSDVFFIDEEDSLTYYISEGKKFDTWMKLMRYHYPWLNSKDICRYRFLIRGNFIPAMGNFFRKRWLEKVNGWSEFLYYKDKKLKFINEDYPMWLKLSKVSKFYFLDNQLAYFRIHKKNTSTTRAKDSNIEVLYLILNEYEYCKENGYIKDLEINLFKYLKRAKISLKEKVKILTEYNLSKDFIKWRLRKSVPKFS